A region from the Halomonas piscis genome encodes:
- a CDS encoding IS4 family transposase, translating to MQAPRFLHNLLTSSLSVIHAKRLQTVLDTVGALLGERRLGLTAIGRALPSSTDAKHAIKRVDRLLGNPHLHQERPLFYWLMASLLIGHTTRPLILVDWSPIDDRGRHFLLRAAVPFAGRSLPIFEKVHHKEGCPYCEAYLLDALARILPDKATPILVTDAGFRNPWFRAVEARGWYIVGRVRQPARYQASGEAWQPVKTLFQHATSEPQAWGSVRIAENHPFRAQMVLYYRPPRGRKHRNKQGRISRDGGSRTIARRQQEPWVLVSNLPDRSTLANKVVTIYRQRMQIEEGFRDVKSPLFGLGFGMHQSRQGKRIEVLLLIAMLANVAMMVAGLDVRARGQQRRYQSNSIRHRSVLSVWRLGLECLRRHQPDAVPWPAWTTLRARLREEVREQSLCGE from the coding sequence ATGCAGGCCCCTCGATTCTTGCATAACTTGCTGACGTCTTCACTCTCCGTGATCCATGCCAAGCGGCTACAGACCGTCCTCGATACCGTTGGCGCTCTGCTGGGCGAGCGACGTCTGGGATTAACGGCCATTGGCCGTGCGTTGCCGAGCTCGACGGATGCCAAGCACGCCATCAAACGAGTCGATCGACTATTAGGCAACCCTCACCTTCATCAGGAACGACCGCTGTTCTATTGGCTCATGGCCTCGCTGCTAATCGGCCATACAACGCGCCCACTGATTCTGGTGGACTGGTCGCCGATTGATGACCGCGGCAGGCATTTCCTGCTGCGTGCGGCGGTGCCCTTCGCCGGGCGATCGCTGCCCATCTTCGAGAAGGTTCATCACAAGGAAGGATGCCCATACTGTGAAGCCTATCTGCTGGATGCGCTGGCAAGGATCCTGCCCGACAAGGCCACGCCGATCCTGGTGACCGATGCCGGCTTTCGTAACCCGTGGTTTCGGGCCGTTGAAGCGCGCGGCTGGTATATCGTTGGACGGGTCCGTCAGCCCGCCCGTTACCAGGCGTCAGGCGAAGCATGGCAACCCGTGAAGACCCTGTTTCAACACGCGACATCGGAACCGCAGGCGTGGGGCTCCGTCCGGATCGCCGAAAACCATCCGTTCCGCGCTCAGATGGTGCTCTATTATCGACCGCCACGGGGACGTAAGCATCGCAATAAACAAGGCCGGATCTCTCGGGACGGCGGCAGCCGGACGATCGCCCGGCGTCAGCAGGAGCCCTGGGTGCTGGTCAGCAATCTGCCGGACCGCTCAACGCTGGCGAATAAAGTGGTAACGATCTACCGACAGCGCATGCAGATTGAGGAAGGGTTCCGCGATGTCAAAAGTCCCTTGTTCGGGCTGGGCTTCGGCATGCATCAGTCTCGCCAGGGCAAGCGCATCGAGGTCCTGCTGCTGATCGCCATGTTGGCGAACGTGGCCATGATGGTGGCCGGCCTGGATGTCCGAGCCCGGGGGCAACAGCGGCGCTATCAGAGCAACAGTATCCGGCACCGGAGCGTGCTTTCCGTGTGGCGCCTGGGCTTGGAATGTCTTCGTCGTCATCAACCCGACGCCGTGCCTTGGCCTGCTTGGACAACCCTCCGAGCACGACTTCGCGAGGAAGTCAGGGAGCAGAGCCTATGCGGCGAGTAG
- a CDS encoding tetratricopeptide repeat protein, which yields MMELDTVLRALLCVSPVIAGVVLVIYARSLTGVNGFDDLSQSDTKHRAEQGDAQAQNNFGAMYLNGRGVFPRNTTKAAEWFRQAAEQGLASAQHNLGVMYHNGIGVPQDYTQAAEWFRQAAEQDFAAAQYNLAVMYDKGRGIPQDDTQAVEWYHQAAEQGFAGAQHNLGVMYVNGRGVTQDDTQAVKWYRQAAEQGIADAQHNLGIMYLKGEGVSQDDTQAAEWTRQAAEQGIIEAQFGLGLLYGEGRGVPQNYTQAIKWFFRAQRNRALQKLKKILT from the coding sequence ATGATGGAGCTGGATACCGTGTTACGGGCCCTGCTGTGTGTCAGCCCCGTGATCGCAGGGGTGGTATTGGTGATCTACGCCCGTTCGCTTACTGGCGTTAACGGGTTCGACGACCTCAGTCAGAGCGATACTAAACACCGCGCTGAACAAGGCGATGCCCAAGCGCAGAACAATTTTGGCGCCATGTACCTCAACGGCAGGGGCGTTTTTCCTCGGAACACCACTAAAGCTGCTGAGTGGTTCCGCCAAGCCGCGGAACAGGGCCTTGCCTCCGCGCAGCACAATCTGGGCGTCATGTACCACAACGGCATAGGAGTTCCCCAAGACTACACCCAGGCTGCTGAGTGGTTCCGCCAGGCCGCGGAACAGGACTTTGCCGCCGCGCAGTACAATCTAGCCGTCATGTACGACAAAGGCAGGGGCATCCCCCAGGACGACACCCAAGCCGTCGAGTGGTACCACCAGGCGGCGGAACAGGGTTTTGCCGGCGCGCAGCACAATTTGGGCGTCATGTACGTCAACGGCAGGGGCGTCACCCAGGACGACACCCAAGCTGTCAAGTGGTACCGCCAGGCCGCGGAACAGGGCATTGCCGACGCGCAGCACAACCTGGGCATTATGTACCTCAAAGGCGAGGGTGTTTCCCAGGACGATACTCAAGCCGCTGAATGGACTCGCCAGGCCGCGGAACAGGGCATTATCGAGGCGCAATTCGGTCTCGGCTTGTTATATGGCGAAGGCAGGGGCGTTCCCCAGAACTACACTCAAGCCATCAAGTGGTTCTTCCGGGCGCAGCGGAACAGGGCCTTGCAGAAGCTCAAAAAAATCCTGACATGA
- a CDS encoding anaerobic ribonucleoside-triphosphate reductase activating protein: protein MSPIESRRPQLPVAGLTPMTTLDYPDHLACVVFLQGCPLRCGYCHNPQMLEPRKAKPDEWAEIEAFLDRRRGLLEGVVFSGGEPMLHADLPLAAARVRALGFRVGLHTAGVYPRRLKALLPWLDWVGLDVKGSAENFDVIVGRRGMAAAHRESLAQLLASDVAFECRTTVHWRDWTLASLRDLALSLSAQGVTHYAIQMARPQQCLEEAYTQPVTTAPTTAELHDLVHRLQPAFQHLELREGVV, encoded by the coding sequence ATGTCCCCCATTGAATCCCGTCGGCCGCAGTTGCCTGTGGCCGGCCTGACACCCATGACCACCCTGGACTATCCCGACCACCTCGCCTGCGTGGTTTTCCTGCAGGGCTGCCCCTTGCGCTGCGGCTACTGTCATAACCCGCAGATGCTCGAACCGAGAAAGGCCAAGCCCGATGAGTGGGCGGAGATCGAGGCCTTCCTTGACAGGCGCCGTGGCTTGCTGGAAGGCGTCGTGTTCAGCGGCGGCGAGCCTATGCTGCATGCTGATTTGCCGCTGGCCGCCGCGCGGGTTCGCGCCCTGGGCTTCAGGGTCGGGTTGCACACTGCCGGCGTTTATCCCCGGCGCCTGAAGGCGCTGCTGCCCTGGCTCGACTGGGTGGGGCTGGACGTGAAGGGTAGCGCCGAAAACTTCGACGTCATTGTCGGCCGACGCGGTATGGCTGCTGCCCATCGGGAGAGTCTGGCCCAGCTACTGGCCAGCGATGTCGCCTTCGAGTGCCGCACGACCGTCCACTGGCGCGACTGGACCCTGGCATCGCTACGCGATTTGGCCCTATCGCTGTCGGCGCAGGGAGTGACGCATTATGCTATCCAGATGGCACGCCCTCAGCAGTGTCTGGAAGAAGCCTACACTCAACCGGTGACAACGGCCCCGACGACTGCCGAGCTGCACGATCTCGTGCATCGCCTGCAGCCTGCCTTTCAACACCTGGAGCTGCGCGAAGGAGTGGTTTAG
- the nrdD gene encoding anaerobic ribonucleoside-triphosphate reductase, giving the protein MNHSTETLPTEQRQRCEIWTRVMGYHRPVSQFNHGKQSEHYERCHFREHATTR; this is encoded by the coding sequence ATGAACCACTCCACCGAAACCCTGCCCACCGAACAGCGTCAGCGCTGCGAAATCTGGACTCGGGTGATGGGCTATCACCGCCCGGTCAGCCAGTTCAACCACGGCAAGCAGTCCGAACACTACGAGCGCTGCCACTTCCGGGAGCACGCCACCACCCGTTAA
- a CDS encoding ribonucleoside triphosphate reductase, protein MESPQPGTVGVASTINEYLQRADWRVNANANQGYSLGGLILNASGKLIANYWLDEVYPAAVGDAHREGDLHIHDLDMLSGYCAGWSLRTLLTEGFNGVPGRAESAPPRHLSSALGQMVNFLGTLQNEWAGAQAFSSFDTYLAPFVRLDRLDYPAVKQAVQEFIYNLNVPSRWGSQTPFTNLTFDWVCPADLRDQVPVISGQEQPFTYGELQAEMDLLNRAYLEVMEAGDCRGRTFTFPIPTYNITHDFDWHSDNAERLFALTAKYGLPYFQNFLNSDLEPHMVRSMCCRLQLDLSELFKRGNGLFGSAEQTGSLGVVTINCARLGHRFAGDRAGLYAELDRLLELGRDSLEIKRECIQKWMDGGLYPYSQRYLGTLHNHFSTLGVNGLNEMARNISDDYYDIADPEGQQLAVEVLEHVRERMREFQESTGHLYNLEATPAEGTTYRFAKEDAKRFPGILQAGTAQAPYYTNSSQLPVGHTDDPFEALIHQDPLQTRYTGGTVLHLYMRERLSSASACRKLVHTALSSFHLPYLTVTPTFSICPVHGYLAGEHEFCPKCDDALLAQRASQADTPALGIADP, encoded by the coding sequence ATGGAAAGCCCGCAGCCTGGTACCGTCGGGGTGGCATCGACGATCAATGAATATCTGCAGCGCGCCGACTGGCGCGTCAATGCCAACGCCAATCAGGGCTATTCCCTGGGCGGGCTGATTCTCAACGCCTCGGGCAAGCTGATCGCCAACTACTGGCTGGACGAGGTCTACCCCGCCGCGGTGGGCGACGCCCATCGCGAGGGCGACCTGCATATCCACGATCTGGATATGCTCAGCGGCTACTGCGCCGGCTGGTCGCTGCGCACCCTGCTGACCGAAGGCTTCAATGGCGTGCCGGGCCGGGCAGAGAGCGCGCCGCCCCGGCACCTTTCCAGTGCCCTGGGGCAGATGGTCAATTTCCTCGGCACCTTGCAGAATGAGTGGGCCGGCGCCCAGGCGTTCAGCTCTTTCGACACCTATCTGGCGCCCTTCGTGCGCCTCGACCGGCTCGACTACCCGGCAGTGAAGCAGGCGGTGCAGGAGTTCATCTACAACCTCAACGTGCCCTCGCGCTGGGGCAGCCAGACGCCGTTCACCAATCTGACCTTCGACTGGGTCTGCCCGGCGGACCTGCGCGACCAGGTGCCGGTCATCAGCGGCCAGGAGCAACCCTTCACCTACGGCGAGCTGCAGGCCGAGATGGACCTGCTCAACCGCGCCTATCTGGAGGTGATGGAGGCAGGGGACTGCCGCGGCCGGACGTTCACCTTTCCGATCCCCACCTACAACATCACGCACGACTTCGACTGGCACAGCGACAACGCCGAGCGGCTCTTTGCGCTAACCGCCAAGTACGGCCTGCCGTACTTCCAGAACTTCCTCAACTCGGACCTGGAGCCGCACATGGTGCGTTCCATGTGCTGCCGGCTGCAGCTGGATCTCAGCGAGCTGTTCAAGCGCGGCAACGGCCTGTTCGGCAGCGCCGAGCAGACCGGCTCGCTGGGCGTGGTGACGATCAACTGCGCACGCCTGGGCCACCGCTTTGCCGGTGACCGGGCGGGGCTCTATGCCGAGCTGGACCGGCTGCTCGAGCTGGGCCGCGACAGCCTGGAGATCAAGCGCGAATGCATCCAGAAGTGGATGGACGGCGGCCTTTATCCCTACAGCCAACGCTACCTGGGCACGCTGCACAATCATTTCTCGACCCTGGGGGTAAACGGCCTCAACGAGATGGCGCGCAATATCAGCGACGATTACTACGATATCGCCGACCCTGAGGGACAGCAGCTGGCGGTCGAGGTGTTGGAGCATGTGCGTGAGCGGATGCGTGAGTTCCAGGAGAGCACCGGTCACCTCTACAACCTGGAGGCAACCCCGGCCGAGGGGACCACCTACCGTTTCGCCAAGGAGGACGCCAAGCGCTTTCCCGGTATTCTGCAGGCCGGGACGGCCCAGGCGCCTTACTACACCAACTCCAGCCAGCTGCCGGTAGGCCATACCGACGATCCCTTCGAGGCGCTGATCCACCAGGATCCGCTGCAGACGCGCTATACCGGCGGCACCGTGCTGCATCTCTACATGCGCGAGCGGCTCTCTTCGGCCAGCGCCTGCAGGAAGCTGGTCCACACCGCTCTATCGAGCTTTCACCTCCCCTATCTCACCGTGACGCCGACCTTCTCGATCTGTCCGGTGCACGGCTATCTGGCCGGCGAACACGAGTTCTGCCCGAAGTGCGACGACGCCCTTCTGGCACAGCGCGCCTCCCAGGCCGATACCCCGGCCTTAGGCATTGCCGACCCGTGA
- a CDS encoding IS4 family transposase gives MQAPRFLHNLLTSSLSVIHAKRLQTVLDTVGALLGERRLGLTAIGRALPGSTDAKHAIKRVDRLLGNPHLHQERPLFYWLMASLLIGHTTRPLILVDWSPIDDRGRHFLLRAAVPFAGRSLPIFEKVHHKEGCPYCEAYLLDALARILPDKATPILVTDAGFRNPWFRAVEARGWYIVGRVRQPARYQASGEAWQPVKTLFQHATSEPQAWGSVRIAENHPFRAQMVLYYRPPRGRKHRNKQGRISRDGGSRTIARRQQEPWVLVSNLPDRSTLANKVVTIYRQRMQIEEGFRDVKSPLFGLGFGMHQSRQGKRIEVLLLIAMLANVAMMVAGLDVRARGQQRRYQSNSIRHRSVLSVWRLGLECLRRHQPDAVPWPAWTTLRARLREEVREQSLCGE, from the coding sequence ATGCAGGCCCCTCGATTCTTGCATAACTTGCTGACGTCTTCACTCTCCGTGATCCATGCCAAGCGGCTACAGACCGTCCTCGATACCGTTGGCGCTCTGCTGGGCGAGCGACGTCTGGGATTAACGGCCATTGGCCGTGCGTTGCCGGGCTCGACGGATGCCAAGCACGCCATCAAACGAGTCGATCGACTATTAGGCAACCCTCACCTTCATCAGGAACGACCGCTGTTCTATTGGCTCATGGCCTCGCTGCTAATCGGCCATACAACGCGCCCACTGATTCTGGTGGACTGGTCGCCGATTGATGACCGCGGCAGGCATTTCCTGCTGCGTGCGGCGGTGCCCTTCGCCGGGCGATCGCTGCCCATCTTCGAGAAGGTTCATCACAAGGAAGGATGCCCATACTGTGAAGCCTATCTGCTGGATGCGCTGGCAAGGATCCTGCCCGACAAGGCCACGCCGATCCTGGTGACCGATGCCGGCTTTCGTAACCCGTGGTTTCGGGCCGTTGAAGCGCGCGGCTGGTATATCGTTGGACGGGTCCGTCAGCCCGCCCGTTACCAGGCGTCAGGCGAAGCATGGCAACCCGTGAAGACCCTGTTTCAACACGCGACATCGGAACCGCAGGCGTGGGGCTCCGTCCGGATCGCCGAAAACCATCCGTTCCGCGCTCAGATGGTGCTCTATTATCGACCGCCACGGGGACGTAAGCATCGCAATAAACAAGGCCGGATCTCTCGGGACGGCGGCAGCCGGACGATCGCCCGGCGTCAGCAGGAGCCCTGGGTGCTGGTCAGCAATCTGCCGGACCGCTCAACGCTGGCGAATAAAGTGGTAACGATCTACCGACAGCGCATGCAGATTGAGGAAGGGTTCCGCGATGTCAAAAGTCCCTTGTTCGGGCTGGGCTTCGGCATGCATCAGTCTCGCCAGGGCAAGCGCATCGAGGTCCTGCTGCTGATCGCCATGTTGGCGAACGTGGCCATGATGGTGGCCGGCCTGGATGTCCGAGCCCGGGGGCAACAGCGGCGCTATCAGAGCAACAGTATCCGGCACCGGAGCGTGCTTTCCGTGTGGCGCCTGGGCTTGGAATGTCTTCGTCGTCATCAACCCGACGCCGTGCCTTGGCCTGCTTGGACAACCCTCCGAGCACGACTTCGCGAGGAAGTCAGGGAGCAGAGCCTATGCGGCGAGTAG
- a CDS encoding cytochrome b, which yields MTYHDTRRRYGAVSLLFHWAMALLIIAQFMALGGYINDGEHWIGNTIVPWHVDIGLLLLVLVSLRVLWMLGQREHRPELRGRHAMQLMAKGGHLLLYVCMILMPVTGILIMVGEGHSLGFFGLQLLAERETEMSWAIMLGESHAPISWLFVALVLGHLGAALYHHFVKHDDTLQRMTARSSLRSPNNGTK from the coding sequence ATGACTTATCACGATACTCGCCGGCGTTATGGCGCTGTCAGTCTTTTGTTTCATTGGGCGATGGCGCTTCTCATCATCGCCCAGTTCATGGCGCTCGGCGGCTACATCAATGACGGTGAACACTGGATCGGCAACACCATCGTTCCTTGGCACGTCGATATCGGGCTGCTACTGCTCGTTCTGGTGTCACTGCGGGTCCTCTGGATGCTGGGGCAGCGGGAACATCGCCCAGAGCTCCGCGGTCGTCATGCCATGCAGCTGATGGCGAAAGGCGGGCATCTCTTGCTCTATGTTTGCATGATACTGATGCCGGTGACGGGCATTCTGATCATGGTGGGCGAGGGCCATTCCCTGGGGTTTTTCGGCCTCCAGCTTCTCGCCGAGCGCGAGACGGAAATGTCCTGGGCGATCATGCTAGGCGAATCGCACGCGCCGATTTCCTGGCTATTCGTGGCCCTGGTACTCGGCCATTTGGGAGCGGCGCTGTATCACCATTTCGTCAAACATGACGATACGCTCCAGCGCATGACTGCAAGATCGTCGCTGCGGAGTCCGAATAACGGAACAAAGTAA
- a CDS encoding cytochrome b/b6 domain-containing protein, translating to MTDTPKASAVTRDNRVKVWDPAVRVFHWSLVAAFAVAYFTPDSNRDIHEWSGYVALGLVFFRLVWGVIGSRHARFSDFVSGPKRLSDYLRRALKGQEPRYIGHNPAAAIMILFLLAAVGVIGVSGWLLTTDWGWGSETIEEVHEIAVNITLVAIALHVAAAIYESVHHRENLVRSMVTGHKRR from the coding sequence ATGACTGACACCCCGAAAGCGAGCGCCGTGACCCGGGACAACCGGGTCAAGGTCTGGGATCCGGCGGTGCGCGTCTTTCATTGGAGCCTAGTGGCGGCGTTTGCCGTCGCCTACTTCACTCCGGACAGCAACCGCGACATCCACGAATGGTCCGGCTATGTCGCCCTAGGGCTGGTGTTTTTTCGCCTGGTCTGGGGCGTGATCGGCAGTCGTCATGCACGCTTCAGTGACTTCGTGTCGGGCCCCAAGCGCCTGAGCGACTATCTGCGGCGCGCCCTGAAAGGACAGGAGCCGCGCTATATTGGTCATAATCCTGCGGCGGCGATCATGATCCTTTTCCTGCTCGCGGCCGTCGGTGTGATCGGCGTCAGCGGCTGGCTGCTGACCACCGACTGGGGATGGGGCAGCGAGACGATCGAAGAAGTGCACGAGATAGCGGTGAACATCACCCTTGTGGCGATCGCGCTGCACGTGGCGGCGGCGATCTACGAAAGCGTGCATCATCGAGAAAATCTGGTTCGTTCCATGGTGACCGGTCACAAACGGCGTTGA
- a CDS encoding PepSY domain-containing protein, producing MKIRHFVASAALLFTTAAVAGPQCTEAPESEWTSQGAMQQELADQGYTIDEFKVTDGNCYEIYGEDKEGVKVEIYFNPVNGEVVKEYRND from the coding sequence ATGAAAATCCGTCATTTCGTCGCCAGCGCCGCCCTGCTGTTCACCACTGCCGCTGTCGCGGGCCCGCAATGCACCGAGGCGCCGGAGTCCGAGTGGACGTCCCAGGGCGCCATGCAGCAGGAGCTGGCCGATCAAGGCTACACCATCGACGAGTTCAAGGTGACCGATGGCAACTGCTACGAGATTTACGGCGAGGACAAAGAAGGTGTGAAAGTCGAGATCTACTTCAACCCAGTCAACGGCGAGGTCGTAAAGGAGTATCGCAATGACTGA
- a CDS encoding response regulator, with protein MRILLIEDDSLLGDGVKCALERQGYVVDWLSRGREGLTALENEDFSAVILDLGLPDIDGLEVLASVRRTSNVPLLILTARDAIESRIRGLDAGADDYVLKPFDLQELLARLRVVTRRASGHSSCELKLGDLLIDEASHKVSWRDQEVDLRRREYALLLELVRHADKVLSRTRLESLLYGWGEGVESNALEVHVHHLRKKLDKRLITTVRGIGYRLDSRAT; from the coding sequence ATGCGCATACTGCTGATAGAGGATGATTCCCTGCTGGGAGACGGTGTCAAATGTGCCCTAGAGCGCCAAGGCTATGTGGTTGACTGGCTTTCTCGAGGACGCGAGGGCCTAACCGCTCTGGAAAACGAAGACTTCTCGGCGGTGATATTGGATCTGGGACTGCCGGATATCGATGGCCTGGAGGTGCTGGCGAGCGTACGCCGCACAAGCAATGTGCCCTTGCTGATTCTGACCGCGCGAGATGCGATAGAGTCACGCATTCGCGGACTGGATGCCGGAGCAGACGATTACGTGCTCAAGCCTTTTGATTTGCAGGAATTGCTGGCCCGTTTGCGGGTCGTGACTCGGCGCGCCTCCGGTCACAGCTCTTGCGAACTTAAGCTTGGCGATCTGTTAATTGATGAGGCCAGCCACAAAGTGTCCTGGCGTGACCAGGAAGTTGACTTGAGGCGGCGCGAATACGCCTTGCTGCTCGAGCTGGTACGCCATGCCGATAAAGTCCTCTCGCGCACTCGCTTGGAAAGCCTGCTCTACGGTTGGGGTGAGGGAGTGGAATCCAACGCTCTGGAGGTTCATGTGCACCACTTGCGCAAGAAACTTGACAAGCGACTGATTACCACCGTGCGTGGTATCGGCTATCGCCTGGACAGCCGGGCGACATGA
- a CDS encoding ATP-binding protein, translating into MISIRRYLVRTLAITLIAVSALSVVAAYLISQHELEEILDAQLSLEARIMASFLPDSPNTEVYRALSRQLSQPDHPAQLYDDLLTDTTAQTSAAALFHHEEKKVGLGFWNAQGRPLMMGPRWHETSAFPAPREEGFRWVDYEGRRWRVFSLFDSNSETWLRIGLQQRFHQSIVNRITINHLWPMLLMMPLALWLMMRAIRRGLTPIEQLSRQVRGRDQTDLSPISLSVPRELDGLHRALNDFITRLGEALQKERRFTADAAHELRTPLAGLKIQLDNAVEGEAASLDKARIGIERLQRVVEQLLILARLDQRQQHNVEKIDVGLLVEDLAAELWPLAESRGQTLEIAGTTRAREEPCYVTANATELGILIRNLLDNAMRYTPDEGRVTVSLDKVPQGLQLIIRDTGPGIPEALLGSVTQRFRRASSQSISGSGLGLSIAVALAKRQHAELKLRNHERGGLEVRLEWHDPSSS; encoded by the coding sequence ATGATTTCAATACGCCGATATCTGGTCCGCACGTTGGCCATTACCCTGATAGCGGTTAGCGCGCTGTCCGTTGTCGCGGCGTACTTGATTTCCCAGCACGAGCTTGAAGAAATTCTTGACGCTCAGCTTAGCCTCGAGGCGCGTATCATGGCGTCTTTTCTACCAGACTCACCCAATACCGAGGTATACCGTGCACTGTCTCGGCAGCTGAGCCAGCCAGACCATCCGGCGCAGCTGTATGACGACCTGCTAACTGATACGACAGCGCAGACGTCGGCAGCCGCCCTTTTCCATCATGAAGAAAAAAAGGTGGGCCTGGGCTTTTGGAACGCGCAGGGCCGCCCGCTCATGATGGGGCCTCGCTGGCACGAAACGTCCGCCTTCCCCGCGCCGCGAGAAGAAGGTTTTCGCTGGGTCGACTACGAGGGTCGGCGCTGGCGAGTCTTCAGCCTGTTTGATAGCAACAGCGAGACTTGGCTGCGTATCGGTCTCCAGCAGCGCTTCCATCAGTCCATCGTCAACCGCATCACGATCAACCATCTCTGGCCGATGCTGTTGATGATGCCACTGGCACTGTGGCTGATGATGCGCGCGATTCGTCGCGGACTCACGCCCATTGAACAATTGTCACGACAGGTACGTGGCCGGGATCAAACGGACCTGAGCCCCATCAGTCTATCGGTACCGCGGGAGCTTGACGGGCTGCATCGCGCCCTCAACGATTTTATCACCAGGCTCGGTGAAGCTCTGCAAAAGGAGCGCCGCTTTACCGCCGACGCCGCTCACGAACTGCGCACGCCCTTGGCCGGACTGAAGATCCAGTTGGATAACGCCGTCGAGGGTGAAGCGGCATCGCTGGATAAGGCCAGGATCGGTATCGAGCGATTACAGCGCGTGGTCGAGCAGCTATTGATATTGGCACGCCTGGACCAGCGTCAGCAGCATAATGTCGAGAAGATTGATGTAGGGCTGCTGGTGGAAGACCTGGCGGCGGAACTTTGGCCGTTGGCCGAGTCGCGCGGACAGACGTTGGAAATAGCCGGGACTACTCGCGCCAGGGAAGAGCCATGCTACGTGACGGCCAATGCCACCGAGCTTGGCATCCTCATACGCAACCTGTTGGACAACGCGATGCGCTATACGCCGGATGAAGGCCGCGTCACGGTCTCCCTCGACAAGGTGCCCCAGGGACTCCAGCTGATCATACGCGATACCGGCCCGGGAATACCCGAGGCTTTACTGGGATCCGTGACCCAGCGTTTTCGACGTGCCTCGTCGCAGAGTATCAGCGGTAGCGGCCTGGGACTATCGATCGCCGTCGCGTTGGCGAAACGACAGCATGCCGAGTTGAAGTTGCGAAACCATGAGCGAGGGGGGTTGGAGGTGCGACTTGAGTGGCACGATCCTTCCTCGTCCTGA
- a CDS encoding ferredoxin reductase domain-containing protein, protein MQDKIAVDGAELRQLIEKGAQILVCGGRDMAASVMAALNEVIAPLGMDVATLKARGRYREDIY, encoded by the coding sequence GTGCAGGACAAGATTGCCGTGGATGGCGCGGAACTGCGCCAGCTGATCGAGAAGGGCGCGCAGATCCTAGTCTGCGGTGGCCGAGACATGGCGGCAAGCGTCATGGCGGCGCTGAACGAGGTCATCGCGCCGCTAGGCATGGACGTGGCGACGCTCAAGGCCCGGGGACGCTATCGTGAAGACATTTATTGA
- a CDS encoding TetR/AcrR family transcriptional regulator, with product MARTHHLPAEERKERTVRAMVELCAEQDPARITTATIAERMKVTQGALFRHFSGKDEMWQAVVAWITERLMRRLEAAVDRCATPLTALEAMFMAHTDFIAEHPGVPRLIFGQLQHAEPTDATRLLRSMLAKYRERLAAILTEGRASGELRADLNIETAATQFIGTVQGLVVQSLIDDDVARIAEQAPEAFLLYRRAVQAKEET from the coding sequence ATGGCAAGAACCCATCACCTACCCGCGGAAGAACGCAAGGAGCGGACTGTGCGTGCCATGGTGGAGCTGTGCGCTGAACAGGACCCCGCCCGCATCACTACCGCCACCATCGCCGAGCGCATGAAGGTGACTCAGGGGGCGCTGTTTCGTCATTTCAGCGGCAAGGACGAGATGTGGCAGGCGGTCGTGGCTTGGATCACCGAGCGGCTCATGCGGCGTCTGGAAGCAGCCGTCGACCGCTGCGCGACGCCGTTGACGGCCCTGGAGGCCATGTTCATGGCGCACACCGATTTCATTGCCGAGCATCCCGGGGTGCCGCGTCTGATATTCGGGCAGCTGCAGCACGCGGAGCCGACAGATGCCACACGACTGTTACGCTCCATGCTTGCCAAATACCGCGAACGACTCGCGGCCATTCTGACAGAGGGCAGGGCAAGCGGTGAGTTGCGTGCTGACTTGAATATCGAGACGGCGGCCACCCAGTTCATCGGCACCGTGCAGGGGCTGGTGGTGCAATCCCTGATTGACGACGATGTCGCGCGCATTGCTGAACAGGCGCCCGAGGCCTTTCTGCTCTATCGACGCGCCGTCCAGGCCAAGGAGGAGACATGA